Within the Salinimonas marina genome, the region TTTTGTTCATGTGGATTTTTTCTATCCAGATGGAACGGATCTCGCTGGGAGCGCTAATCATCGCGATGGGCATGCTGGTCGATAATGCTATTGTGATTGCCGAGTCCATGCTATTGAATATGCAAAAAGGCAAAGGCTCGGTAGAGGCAGCAGAGGAAGCAGCGCAGCAAACCCAGTTCCCGTTACTGGCAGCCACCATTATCGGCATTCTGGCATTTGCCGGCATCGGTTTGTCGCAGGATACCACCGGCGATTTCATGTTTTCGCTGTTTGCCGTTATTCTTATCTCCTTGCTGCTGAGCTGGGTACTGGCAGTAACAGTCACGCCGTTACTGGGCCATTACTTATTCAAAACCGAAGCTAACCCTCAGCACGAAGATATCTACCAGGGCCGCGGTTTCAGAATGTACCAAGGCTTATTGGGCGCGGCGTTAAAACACCGCCGCCTGACGCTGGTGATTCTGTTTGCCACTACTGCCTTGTGTGTAGTGGGTTTTGGGCAGGTGAAGCAATCCTTTTTCCCGCCCTCTAATACCCCAATTTTTTATGTGAATTACTATTTGCCTCAAGGCAGCGATATACGCGCTACAGAAGCAGATATGATTGAGATAGAAAAGAAAATACTGCAGCGTGAAGAGGTGGTGAAAGTCACCAGTGTTATCGGCATGGGCGGCAGCCGGTTTATGCTGACCTATGCCCCTAAACTGCCGAATCCGGCTTATGGCCAGTTTATTGTGCGTACCGCACAGCGTGAACAGATACCGGCAGTGGTGGACTACATTCAAAACACCATTAATAGAGAACATCCCCAGGCGCAAATCTATTCGAAACGGATATTCTTTGGGCCGGCAGAAGGGGCAAAAATCGAAGCACGCTTTATGGGTAATGATCCTGAAGTATTGCGCAAGCTGGGCGCCGAAGCCTCGCGACTGATGTCGCAGTCGTCATTGGTCACCGATATTCGCCAGAACTGGCGGCAGCGCGAACTGGTCGTCAAACCGGTTATTGATGATGAAAAGGCCCGTATTGCCGGTTTGTCCCGTACCCAGATTGCCGATGCGCTGGAGTTTGCCAGTGTCGGTAACCAGGTTGGGGTGTACCGCGAAGAAGACCGCCAGATACCGGTGGTGATCCGGCCCCGGCCGAAGAGCGCCGAAGTATGTCGTGGCTTGAAGATCGTTTGATATACAGCGAGTCAGAACAAAGCTTTATTCCCGTAACCCAGGTGGTAAAAGACTTTGAACTGCAATCAGAAAACGGCCTTATTCACCGGCGTAACCGGGTTCGCACGCTAACCGTACAGGCTGAGCCCCGGGGCAATGTCACCGCCGCCACCGCCCGGGCGACCATTGTTGAGGCAGTGGAAAATATAGCACTGCCACAAGGCTATCAGCTGGAATGGGGCGGCGAGTTTGAAAGCTCGCGAAATGCTCAGGCCAGCCTGGCAACCAAGCTGCCCATCAGCTTTCTGGCCATGATTCTGATCACCATTTTGCTGTTTAATGCGTTACGACAGGCGGCGCTTATCTGGATTATTGTGCCCATGTGTATTTGCGGGGTTACCGCGGGGTTACTTATCACCGGCCTGCCGTTCAGCTTTACGGCCTTATTGGGGCTGTTGAGTCTGTCTGGGATGCTGATTAAAAATGCCATTGTATTGGTGGATGAAGCGGATCTGCGTCGCCAAAGTGCCGATAATCTGCATCAGGCTATTACCGGCGCCAGCATCAGCCGGGTCCGGCCGGTAATGCTGGCGGTACTGACTACCGTACTGGGCATGCTGCCACTATTGTGGGATGCTTTTTTTGCCAGTATGGCGGTCACGATTATGGGGGGATTAACCTTCGCCACCTTACTGACTCTGGTCGCGGTGCCGGTATTGTATTCGTTGTTTTTCAGCGAAAAAGATATGCACACCAGGTAGGCGCTGAAAATTACCCAACAAAGCCGCTTTGCGCCGGTTTTGTTGGTACTATGATAAAGACGGTGGCGATAATTTAAACAGCCTGCTACCATTTTGATCTTAATAGAGTTAATGTGGTATTTGAGAAGACTGAACCAACAAAAAAGGAATGAAAATGAAAAAGGTCTTAACCATTTTATTGATAGTGGTGCTGCTTATTATTGGGGGATCTGGTATATGCTGAGTGAAGCAGGCAATTTCATTCATACCCAGATTGAAAAGCAGGGTACCCGTTATCTTGGTACACCGGTCACCGTGGAAAATGTTGATCTGGCCTACAGCGAGGGCCGCTTATCCATTGTTGGCACTAATATCCAAAACCCTGAGACGTTCTCGGACGATAATGCCATTGCCCTGGGTGAGATGTCACTGGATTTAGGTGGTGCCACGTCTGAGCCTTATGTGATTCAAACTATAAGCATCTCGGCACCGGATATTCTTTATGAAGTTAATGCCTCAGGTGACAGCAACCTGCTGGTATTAAAAGATAACATCGAAGCAAATTTACCTGAACAATCCCAGGATCCAGAGCAAAGCGAATCAGAGCAAAACATGCCCCGGGTTATCGTTGAAAATGTAACGGTAAGCGACACCAGACTTCGTCTTAACTTTGAGCAGTTACAAACGGCCCAGCTAGAGATTGATAAGAAGTCCTACGAGGTCACCTTGCCGACTTTTAATGCCGGCCCAATCGGTAAGCCAGATGGTCTTCCTGCCGATCAGGTAGGCGCCGCGGTCATGAAGGCCATGCTTGATAATGTGATTAAGCAAGCCAAAACCGAAGCCCGTGAACGCGTAAAAGCAAAAGTTGCTGAAAAAATTGAAGCAGAAAAAGCGCGCGCCATGGAAAAAATCGATGCTGAAAAAGAGCGTGCCCGGGAAAAGCTGGACGAAGAAAAACAAAAACTGATGGATAAAGCGTCTGATAAATTAGGCGATTTGTTTAAGCGCGACGATGGCAAATAAGCCTGCCCGCTAACGCGCTTCCCACACCCTTAAGGGGTGATGTAAATGAAAAAGGTGTATTGATTTCAATGCACCTTTTTTTGTGTGTGGCGGCTACGCACAGCCGTGCTAAGAACGGTGTTATCGACAAATTTGACCCGCCGGGTAAACCAAATAGAAAGATTAGACGAAACAATAGAGACACAACCAAACTAATCTTTCAGGTTTTGAAAACAGGAGCGACTATGGTGAATGACAATGAAAAACAGGGCGATCGTAGTATTGCCGGCATGAAAGGGCTGGAGTCGGCCATTGCCAATGGCGAGACCGATCGGGTAAAACAGTATCTGGCCACTGAAATGCTGGGTGAGCTGCAAAAAAGCTATCTTATCGATCTTGCCAATACCAGCGACAATCCGGAAATTGCCAAGCTGATAGACGAAACGCCCACCCGTCCTTAATTCATACCCAGGATCTTTGAAGCAGCCTCAGACTGTTATGCCAGTCTGAGGTTTGTAACAGAGGGTAAAAGTAACTGATGGCAAACGGCCATAGCCGCATTATAGTTGCAAAAAACATAGCTGCCGGACGCCGCAGGTAACCGTGCTGCCGGTGTTTTCAGGGCAGTGCTTCTCCCCGTGACAACACATACAGATTATACCACTGTTCCCGGGTCAGGGTAAGGTGGGTGGCCTGTACGCAGTCTCTGATGCGTTCGATATTGGTGGTACCGATTACCGGCTGAATAGCAGCGGGGTGGCGCAACAAGAAGGCCAGCACAATCGCTTCGGCTGATACCTCGTAGTCGCTGGCGAGTTGCATAACATACTCCGTTGTCTGGCGTATATTCTGCTGCTCAGAATTAAGCCCGGCATCAGAAAATGCACCCTGAGCCAGGCAGCCCCAGGCCTGCAGCTGAATGTTGTGCAACTGACAATATTCAAGTAGCCCGGTATTAAAGCCGGCGTTGGCAGAGGCCGGAGTATTCACTGCGATACCGTCATCCAGCCAGTCGGTTTTCGCCAGACTCATTTCTATCTGATTGGCCACAATCGGCATCGACAACGCACTTTGCAAAAACGCAATTTGCGCCGTGTTCATATTCGACACCCCCAGCTGCGCAATTTTGCCTTGTTGGTGTAAGCCATTGACGGTCTCAGCCAGCTCATCTAACTGCATGAGTGGGTCGGGGCGGTGTAATAGCAGCACATCTAACTGTTCACAGTGCAGTCGTTGCAGACTCTGCTCTACCGAGTGTTGTATCCACTGCTGGGAAAAGTCGTAACGACCGGCGCCATGCTCATCTTCAAAACGAATGCCGCACTTTGATTGCAGGTACATTTGCTCACGCAGCGACGGGGTGTGTTTCAGTACCTGCCCAAACGCCTCCTCGGCTTTGGCAAATGTGTAAATATCTGCATGGTCAAACAAGGTAATGCCAGCTTCCAGCGCGGTATCGATAATTTCACGTGCCTGGGTAATATCCTGCTGGCTTACCGGATTGTTATTCCAGCCGCCGCCCAGACCCATGCACCCGTAAGCAATTCGGCTAACCTTTGGCAGGTGCTGCTGCAAGGCCAATGATGATGACATAACCAACTCCGTAACAACAAAAACCAACATAATATTGTTTTTTATAATAAACAAAATAAGCTGTAGGCGAATTCTTTGTTCACCTAAAAAAACAGCGGGCGGTTATGCTAGAACATAAACGAATGGAACGGCTCATGTTGTTTGTAGAGCTGGCGCAACAACTTAATTATACCCGGGCGGCGCAGGCCTTAGGGATCTCGAAAGGCTATTTGTCAGAGCAAATCAAGACACTGGAAAACGAACTGCAATGCCCGCTATTGCTGCGCACCACCCGTAGTGTGCGGCTGACCCCGAAGGCGAGCGTGCGCTTGAACAGGGCCTGGCGATCCGCAATCAGGTATTTCAGCTTGAGCGCAGCGTGGGCGAGCAGCATACTGCGTTAAGCGGAACTTTAAAAATAACCGCGCCAAAAATGTTTGCAGAAAGGTATTTGTTCGGGCTGTGTA harbors:
- a CDS encoding aldo/keto reductase, translated to MSSSLALQQHLPKVSRIAYGCMGLGGGWNNNPVSQQDITQAREIIDTALEAGITLFDHADIYTFAKAEEAFGQVLKHTPSLREQMYLQSKCGIRFEDEHGAGRYDFSQQWIQHSVEQSLQRLHCEQLDVLLLHRPDPLMQLDELAETVNGLHQQGKIAQLGVSNMNTAQIAFLQSALSMPIVANQIEMSLAKTDWLDDGIAVNTPASANAGFNTGLLEYCQLHNIQLQAWGCLAQGAFSDAGLNSEQQNIRQTTEYVMQLASDYEVSAEAIVLAFLLRHPAAIQPVIGTTNIERIRDCVQATHLTLTREQWYNLYVLSRGEALP
- a CDS encoding helix-turn-helix domain-containing protein — encoded protein: MLEHKRMERLMLFVELAQQLNYTRAAQALGISKGYLSEQIKTLENELQCPLLLRTTRSVRLTPKASVRLNRAWRSAIRYFSLSAAWASSILR